The stretch of DNA ACAGAGAAGCTGCGGGTAGCCTCTCTGCCCTGCTCCGGGGAGGTCCTGGTGGATCTGTACGCAGGTAACAAGGCCGGCGGAGGGCTTTggcggggcagggcaggcagagagcagtgATGCAGGTACTGATGGCATCCAGGTGGatttgaaatgttatttccaGCCTGGACTGGAAAAATACCCAGGTAGAGCTCCTGCTCTGTGCGTGATCCATCAGCTAACCTGGCATTGCTGTCCCTGCTGCGTCCCTGTTGCCTTTACACTCTCAGGATGACCTTGCACTCAGGCTCTGCGGAGCACTGCTCTGTACCCAGTGCTGGTCATGGATACATTTAAATCCATGGAAAAGATTTGTCCTTGATATTGTTTCTGAAAAGCTCCTGTAGATTTCCTGAGCCTGTACTGATGTGCTTTCACGACAAGCTGGCACTAACTGAAGCGTCCTGTGCTGTGAGATAAAGGGGGAGATCACGTCAGGCGTTTACATGTCAAGAGAGCCGCTGTTTTGTGCTTGAGAAAATTAGTGCTTCCAATTTGTGCCGCACAGAAAGGATGTGGCACTCACAAAACTCCTCTGGAGTAATTAAAATAAGTGGTAGTCAGGCACTTCTGCACAGAGTggaagcagagcagggcaggtctTGAGCTAATGGCCAAAGACCAAAGGTAAAATAAGCTCCTCTGTAAACACTTTCCAAGACAGATTTTGCTTttggggaggtgtgtgtgtgtggggtgaatTTCCATTTTCCCAGCATCTGGCCTTGTTCCGACCTGGAGCAAAGTGGATGCAGAGAGCCAGGGTGGCAATCTGCATCCTGCCCTGCCTCCATGGAGGAGCGCAGACCCCCATCGGTGCCCAGACCCTGCCCTTAGCCACTGccacctctcctgcccccagGCATCGGCTATTTCACGCTGCCGTACCTGGTTCACGCAGCGGCTGCCTTCGCCCACGCCTGCGAGTGGAACAGCCACGCCGTGGAGGCCCTGCGGAGGAACCTGGCTCTGAATGGCGTGCAGGACCGCTGCCGTGTCCACCACGGGGACAACCGGCAGGTGAGCAGTGACGACCAGCCGcggtccctccagccccacacagcatGCTACTCacttcccctctccttccagctggAGCTGCGGGACGTAGCGGACCGGGTGAACCTGGGGCTGATTCCCAGCTCGGAGGAAGGCTGGCCGGTGGCCTGCCGCGTGCTGAAGAAGGGCACGGGTGGGGTTCTCCATATCCACCACAACGTGGAGACTCCCCCTGCACCAGCCCCAAGGCAGGCCCCGCTCCTGCAGGCTGAGCAGGGGTCTCCAGAGGGAGCCGGCTCTGATGGAGAGGTGCAGCGCCCAATGGAGGGCAGTGGGAAGGAGACGCTGGGGGCCAGGATCAGGCCCGAGTGGCAGAGGTGGGCTGAAGCCACAGCGGCACGGATccaggggctgctggcagagctgcacagGCAGCCGTGGCGCACCAGCATCCTGCACATCGAGGCAGTGAAGTCCTACGCGCCCCATGTGCATCACCTTGTGCTGGACCTCGAGTGCCGGCCAACGCTGCCTGCCTAGCTGGCCACGGGCCCTGGCGTGGCTCCAGCTCCCATGAAATGCTGGCATTGGATCATCTGTGGCCAGGAGATGCTACTGTTGCCTGCTGCCGCTCTGGATGCACTTTTACGTCGCCTCGTTCTTGGGTACCTTCCTGTGCCCAGAGCACTGAAAGATGTGCTCCCATGGGAGATCCCATGGCCTAGGATGGAGCGAACTAGGACTGAGAGTGCCCTGAGTCCTCCGCTGTCTGTGCCTGTTGCTGCCCAGATCTTGGACATTTGGTGCCACTTTCAGCCCCATTTCCCACAGGAGAGAGCCACAGGGCTGAATAAACCTTGGATTCCTGATGGGCTTTGTTTCAGTGAGTCAGGGACAGTCTTTGTGCTTATATTTACTAGCGTGCTTTTGTATTGTACTGGAAACGAGTCTGTTCATCTCGGTTTCTTACCTTTTTGCAGAAATAAGGATGTTTCCCACCCCTCTTCTTGGCGTCCAGTTAAAACGCGAACACAAGTGCAAGTGTGGGGGTCCTGCCTGGGGAGGCCGGGTCCCCTGGCAGTGGGTGGAGGGGCTTGGGGGTCAAAGCCTCTGTCTGTGTCCTTTGCCCTCAGCTCTGCCTGCGAGCCCAAAGCCCTCTTGCTTTGCATGTGTACCCCTGTTGCAGAGAAACCCCCTGCCCGGGGTGGAAGTCCCACTGGCCTTTTGGTGTCCCTGGGTCCCCGTGGGTTCTCCCCTGTGTCGGTGTCCCGTCTCCTCCCGCAGGGCTGGGACCCGTGGCTCTCCCCATCCTGTGTCAGCAGCCGCCAGCGTGGGCAGAGCCGCGTCCTCACGTTGGCTTTGCTCCCAGCCGGCCTCCCACTGCGTGGTGAGAAGCCGCCTTCCCATGGAGGTGAGCCCCATGCCTGGTCCTGCCACGTCTGCTGATGGTttccctgctgtgggcagagctggggccgtATCTCTGCCCACGAAGGACGAGGGCAGAGGCCGAAGCCTTGCAGCGGGGCCATCCCCTGCTGCTTGCGTCCCGGTCCCTCGCCCACCGCCGTGCTGGGCTCCCCCGGGAGCGCGGGTGGCTGTAGACTTTGTGCCGGCGTCTGTGTGCTCTTTGGGAGGAGCTGCCTTCCCGCtgcggggggggccggcccggggagccggggcggaGCCGTGCcgggggagagcagccccgcgGGGTTGGGAGCGGGAGCTGCGGGAAGGGGGTGGACGGGGCGGGCGCCGCCTCCCACCCGGGCCGCCCCGTCGGTGCCGCAGGTGTGGAGGGTTCGGCCCCTTTAAGGAGGCGGcaccacacacatccccccccgcctttgtccccccagctgctgccggGAGGCGCTGGCCGGAGCCGCGGCAGGTACCGGGCGGGGACGGGGGCGGCATCGGCGAGgttcctgtgctgtgctgctgggggtgggggcaacGGGGACGCGGTGTCCCGCGGGCCGCCGGAGCCGGTCAGGCGCGGAGCTGCCGGCGCGTCCCTGTGCCGGCGGCCCCGGACGGGGTGAGTCCCGGCAGAGCGGAGCCcgcgggccgccccgccgcctccacGCCGGGCCGCGGCGACAGGAAGGTCCGTCCCGCTGGGCTCGACAGCGGCCGCTCCCAGCCGCCAGCCGGCCCCCGGCTCACCGGTgccccgggcggggaggggggaaccctGCGGGCGGGCTGCCGACCCCCGGGCTGCGGGAGCGCCGCTCTGCCCGGCTCCGTCGCGCTCCGGAGCTGCCTCGGTCGCCCGGGGTCCGGCTGTCAGCGCCCGCCGGTGGCTCCCGTCGCTCCCGGGGGGACCGGCAGCTTTCCGAGTGCGGGGTGCGTCTGTGGGCTCCCTCCTCCgcgggggtgcccgggggcgCTGGGCGTTAGCCCCGGTGCCAGGGAGCCGGCTGAGGTCGGCGGGGCTGGCAGGCGGCCGACAGCCCGGCCCGCAGCCGcgccgtgccctgggcagggcggGAGGGGTGCGGGCGCCCGGGGCACCGGCCGCGGCGGTGTCTGGGCTGCGGTGATccgggatgggggggaggggggccggTGCTGCTCTGGGGTGCGGGCACGGGGTACCCAGCAGAGCCGGGGCTACAAGCCCGTGATGTGGCTGCGCTTCACCGGCTGGCTTTGCCCACAGCAGGGACGTGTCCGGCTCCTCTGGCAAGCGATCCCGGGTGGAGCGATGTCGGAGGCTGTGGATCTCTCCTTCCTGTCCGAGGCGGAGAGGGATTTGATCCTTCAGGTCCTGCAGCGCGACGAGGAGCTCCGCAAAGCGGAGGAGAGGAGAATCAGGTGAGGACGCGgccggggccaggcagggtgcTGGTTTCCCTGCTTTGCTCTAGAAGCAGAGGGGCGAGGGTGCAGGCAGTGGGGACCCACGGGGTTCCAGCGTGGCTCTGACGGCTCCCGGTGTTGGGGTCCAAGCAGACGGCTGAAGAACGAGCTGCTGGAGATCCGGCGCAAGGGGGCCAAGCGTGGCAGCCAGCGCTACAGTGAGCGGACGTGTGCCCgctgccagcagagcctgggcCGCATCAGCCCCAAAGCCAACACCTGCCGGGGCTGCAACCACTTCGTGTGTCGGGACTGCCGTTCCTATGGCCCCAATAGCTCCTGGCGCTGCAAAGTCTGCTCCAAGGAGGCGTGAGTACCTGGGGACAAGTGGCAGGGACCTTCTGCATGCTCCTTCTGTCCCCTTCCTCTTGATGCCCCATGGCCAACCTTTCCTGGCCCAGCTGGTCTTCTCCAACGCAGGGCTGCTGTCACTTCCTAGGGTGGGCACCCATGGTTGGGTGATGGAGAACTGGGTTGTGCTCTACTCTTGGGTCTTCTTCATGCCCACCCGGCTCATTTTCCCCCATTACTTGACTCTGGCATCCCCCTGTGTCCCTCTCACAGCCTGTGTTTCAAGTACCCCAGATTTCTTCTCTCTTGACTCCCCGTGCCCTACAAACCCCGTTTTGCTTGAGATGTAGCTGGGCCTGTTGCCTGCCCAGTGCATCGCCTCTGCCCATCCGCCTGCCCAACGTGCCCATGGTGCCTGTGCTGCCCTTGGCCATGGCAGCACCgagggtggctgtggggcagagcgagTAGCCCCCCGTGGCTCCTCactgcccccctgccctgcagcgaACTGAAGAAGACGACGGGCGACTGGTTCTACGACCAGAGGGTCAACCGCTTCGCCAACCGGCTGGGCAGTGACATGGTGCGGCTGTCCCTGCGATACAGGTCGGCAGGTAGGGGTGCTGTAGTGATGCCTTCTCCCGCAGCCCAGCCCTCCAGGATGCTCCAACTTTCCCTGGCACTCCTGTGCCCAGTGCAGAgtgggctgggagcagctcctgctccagcaacGGGCTCGGAGCAGTGGTCCTCCTGAcgcctctctccttccagccacCAAAAGAGAGACCGTGGGACAAACCCTCCTCCAGAAAGCTCAGCTTGGCGAGCCCAAAAGCTCCTCCACAGCCCAGCAGcaaagccccccagcaccccgggaggGGCCCAGGTGAGGATCCTTGCCGTCCCCTCTGCTTTGTGTGCCAGCTCTCTTCTGCGGGGACGGGAGGGACGCTGCCGCCCTGCTTGGATCATTGGTGGCGCAGAAGCTCTCTCTCAAACTGTTCCTCCTCGCCAAACAGGACATAcctgtggttttgtttgtctgcAGTTTGTTTCCGGATGCCTCAGACCCTCGGGATGGCAAAAGTGACACAGAGTCCATGGAAAACATGAGCCTGGATGGCTACAGATCTAGTCCTGGTGGCACGAGGGGCAGGTgaggggctccctggggctcctTGGAAAGGCTGGCTTGGCAGAGGATGAGGACCTTCatctcaaatgcatttttcttggtCTAGTGAGGGGgaggctggctctgctgggctgaaacctgtccctgggcaggcaggtcctCTGCTCCCTAGGGTTGGGTGCTCTGGGAAGCTTGTGGAGAGACAGCGCTTGCTCTCCGTGGGACAGACCTTTCTGTGTCTCCTGCAGGAGTAACTCCTTGGGGAGAGCTGCCCCTCTCAGAGATGGAAAACAGGTTGCTGTGCCAGCAGGACCCGCTGCCTCCAGCCTGACCCTCCCTCTCCGCTCCAAGAACCAGCTCTCCGACGGACGGGTGCGTGCCGCTGCTCTggtgggctcagccctggcctggggcacagggctgggagccccATGGGGTGCCCACTCCTCTGAAGGGACCCTTCCTCCCCAGGATGCCACCATGGGAAGACACAGCAGCGCCTTGGTCGACGAGCATGAAACAATATTCAAGAAGAATCCCCGGCGGGTGGTGAGGCCTGCGGGTGAGAGCTGCATGGATGCAGGAG from Chroicocephalus ridibundus chromosome 9, bChrRid1.1, whole genome shotgun sequence encodes:
- the SYTL4 gene encoding synaptotagmin-like protein 4 isoform X6, with the protein product MEARDVPIPVPALATELQFAQRLREHLEERQLLDGRYRLQEVPGGRVALPVLEEKLDQLRLPQEMPCRLVRIQDPLPSRAARRRTPAQKLRDELQRLLGESWSEELESDVPHTWQRHGDLVLLSEDSFGAALWEKLGPALWETVASALGAQRLARRGRVLPDGMRSPNVTLLLGQDGWVEHVDNGIRYTFDVTKCMFSPGNITEKLRVASLPCSGEVLVDLYAGIGYFTLPYLVHAAAAFAHACEWNSHAVEALRRNLALNGVQDRCRVHHGDNRQLELRDVADRVNLGLIPSSEEGWPVACRVLKKGTGGVLHIHHNVETPPAPAPRQAPLLQAEQGSPEGAGSDGEVQRPMEGSGKETLGARIRPEWQRWAEATAARIQGLLAELHRQPWRTSILHIEAVKSYAPHVHHLVLDLECRPTLPA